A stretch of Elstera cyanobacteriorum DNA encodes these proteins:
- the leuA gene encoding 2-isopropylmalate synthase has protein sequence MKIDAATKYRPFQPINLPDRTWPNATITKPPMWCSVDLRDGNQALIEPMGPDRKLRMFKALVAMGFKEIEIGFPAASQTDFDFCRQLIDENLIPADVTIQVLTQARRPLIERTFEAIKGSRRAIVHLYNSTSTLQRRVVFGLEKDGIKAIATEGTQIVKELVASVPETEVVFQYSPESFTGTEIDYAVEVCDAVLDVWQPTETHKAIINLPATVEMSTPNIYADQIEYYCRHTRWRKETIVSLHPHNDRGTGVAAAELGVMAGADRVEGTLFGNGERTGNVDVVTLALNLFTQGVNPGLDLSDINELVRVAEYCNQLPVHPRHPYAGDLVFTAFSGSHQDAIKKGLDALKRSNSKEWEVPYLPIDPSDVGRSYEGIIRVNSQSGKGGIAYLLETDYGVTLPRRLQIEFSQVVQRVTDATGKELTAGNIWEVFDSEYLKAIDPVEFLSHTTVPDAHASEVRHLTAKIRHKGADATIQGSGNGPIDAYCSALAALHGIEIDLLSYSEQATGRGQNTQAVAYIELKTKDGSLWGVGADRNIVTAALKAVTSAVNRLLTA, from the coding sequence ATGAAAATCGATGCCGCGACCAAATACCGTCCGTTCCAGCCCATCAATTTGCCGGATCGGACTTGGCCGAATGCGACCATCACCAAGCCGCCGATGTGGTGTTCCGTCGATCTGCGCGACGGTAATCAGGCGCTGATCGAACCGATGGGGCCGGACCGCAAGCTGCGCATGTTCAAGGCCCTTGTGGCGATGGGCTTTAAGGAAATCGAAATCGGGTTCCCTGCCGCCAGCCAGACCGATTTTGATTTCTGCCGCCAGTTGATCGACGAAAACCTGATCCCGGCGGATGTGACCATCCAGGTGCTGACCCAGGCCCGCCGCCCGCTGATCGAGCGGACGTTCGAGGCGATCAAAGGCTCGCGCCGCGCCATCGTCCATCTCTACAATTCCACCTCCACGCTGCAACGCCGCGTTGTCTTCGGGCTGGAGAAGGACGGCATTAAGGCAATCGCTACCGAAGGCACCCAGATCGTCAAAGAACTGGTCGCCAGCGTGCCGGAAACCGAAGTGGTGTTCCAATATTCGCCGGAAAGCTTCACCGGCACCGAAATCGACTATGCCGTCGAAGTTTGCGATGCTGTGCTGGACGTGTGGCAGCCGACCGAAACCCATAAGGCGATCATCAATCTGCCGGCGACCGTGGAAATGTCCACGCCGAATATCTACGCCGACCAGATCGAATATTACTGCCGCCATACCCGCTGGCGGAAGGAAACCATCGTCTCCCTGCATCCGCATAACGACCGGGGCACCGGCGTTGCGGCGGCGGAACTCGGCGTGATGGCCGGGGCTGACCGGGTAGAAGGCACCTTGTTCGGCAATGGCGAGCGGACCGGCAATGTCGATGTCGTCACCCTGGCGCTGAACCTGTTTACCCAAGGCGTTAACCCGGGGCTGGACCTGTCGGATATCAACGAGCTGGTTCGCGTTGCCGAATATTGCAATCAACTGCCAGTGCATCCGCGCCATCCTTACGCGGGCGATCTCGTCTTCACAGCCTTCTCAGGCAGCCATCAGGACGCGATTAAGAAGGGGCTGGATGCGCTGAAACGCTCCAACTCCAAGGAATGGGAAGTGCCCTATCTGCCCATCGACCCGTCGGACGTGGGGCGAAGCTACGAAGGCATCATCCGCGTCAACAGCCAGTCGGGCAAAGGCGGCATCGCCTATCTGCTGGAAACCGACTATGGCGTGACCCTGCCGCGCCGCTTGCAGATCGAATTCTCGCAAGTCGTGCAGCGCGTGACCGACGCCACGGGTAAGGAATTGACGGCGGGTAATATCTGGGAGGTGTTCGATAGCGAATACCTCAAAGCCATCGACCCGGTGGAATTCCTGTCCCATACGACGGTGCCGGATGCCCATGCCTCGGAAGTTCGGCATTTGACGGCGAAGATCCGCCACAAGGGCGCCGACGCCACCATCCAAGGCAGCGGCAATGGCCCCATCGACGCCTATTGCAGCGCCCTGGCCGCCCTGCACGGCATCGAAATCGACCTTCTGTCCTATAGCGAACAGGCGACCGGGCGCGGTCAGAATACCCAGGCCGTCGCCTATATCGAACTGAAGACCAAGGACGGCAGCCTGTGGGGCGTCGGCGCCGACCGTAATATCGTTACCGCCGCGCTGAAAGCCGTGACCTCGGCGGTTAACCGGCTGCTGACGGCCTAG
- a CDS encoding AsmA family protein — protein MGQRSATRGALWVIPLGLVLLAIGAAVLVPRWIDWTHYRPELMALIGDVTGRRVAIDGDVRLTLLPTPSLRAEDVRLGEAAGERSPIFLRATAIQADLDLGALITGAVRVSSLRIDHPVAEFLDLPTGTDFLGLGRASLDRVTITDGEAGSPLMDAGDRLTAIDAELVFGKPGEAPRLTATFRHRTLPWRLDGSLGRALALSIGPRGGGPTLRLTGTVAEEGEARFVGKLKGEGSRGTELAHLLGFGVPKPAEGRFALDAAVDLSPEGLSLHDLTLILGEQRIMGAIGFAWTDQLTWHASLRANRFDLDAFRTPWQPPLVPRSDSSLPNGTLTLAADALDWRSGVLRQARISAAWDDGTLTLSEGAVVLPGGTDIAVSGAFLPDENWRFAGRGEVGGDDPRPALVWAGADPRWFPRGDRWRRLSGTLALSGDREHLSVDRLDVSFDNSRVTGALRVAAGDRPTLSATLTADRLPLDALQPLTPWAELIGGDGGLAPLTGFDGSLALTIGESLLVDHPLRDLRLTAQVASGVLTLTEATAHGFGGPEPFRLSGTVDATQTPPVLALKANATWADTARTGDLLHVSLPARAGLEGRAALALNGPLAKADLALALKLGSADAQIGGTWAPLAGTALLDLDVLHPSQPQALRDWTLGLTADGDGPVKLTGRLDLSRSRLYADSLALRLPDLAADARGTLTFPVGDGGFKLDGGIGISVLRPAQWRDSPASKARLADALLWPLEVDIAVRLGLLDQAPYSLTDLAGQLRFTNGTWRFDDGTAKLYDGTLELSALLAFGESEPHLTLNLDLKDAALGRATAAFFDEPDAEGRLSAQSILTAKALTLAELPSRLSGTLAAQSRDGQIGGIDLDGLRAALAPATEGNPQRSADRGLALANAFTTGKLPFKDATAEVTVGNGSATVTKLTATVPDITIEASGTSPDLGPLRQGRARFSLKDGDAALLIADRNGAGWQRRLEWSEK, from the coding sequence ATGGGGCAGAGGTCGGCGACGCGCGGGGCACTGTGGGTTATTCCGCTGGGGCTGGTTCTGCTGGCAATCGGGGCGGCGGTGCTTGTGCCGCGCTGGATCGACTGGACCCATTACCGGCCCGAGCTGATGGCCCTGATCGGCGATGTCACCGGCCGCCGCGTCGCCATCGACGGCGATGTCCGCCTGACCCTGCTGCCCACCCCGTCTTTGCGCGCCGAAGACGTGCGGCTGGGAGAGGCGGCGGGCGAGCGCTCCCCCATCTTCCTGCGCGCCACCGCCATTCAGGCCGACCTTGATCTCGGGGCTTTGATCACCGGCGCCGTGCGGGTTAGCTCCCTGCGCATCGATCATCCGGTTGCGGAGTTTCTCGATCTGCCGACCGGTACCGATTTCCTCGGCCTCGGGCGCGCCAGCCTTGATCGGGTGACGATCACCGATGGCGAAGCGGGATCACCGCTGATGGATGCGGGCGACCGGCTGACTGCAATCGATGCGGAGCTGGTGTTCGGCAAACCGGGGGAAGCCCCGCGCCTAACCGCCACCTTCCGGCATCGCACCCTGCCTTGGCGGCTCGATGGCAGCCTGGGCCGGGCATTGGCCCTCTCCATCGGCCCGCGCGGCGGCGGCCCCACCTTGCGCTTGACCGGCACGGTTGCCGAAGAGGGAGAAGCGCGCTTCGTCGGCAAACTAAAGGGCGAGGGCAGCCGGGGGACCGAGCTTGCCCATCTTCTCGGCTTCGGCGTGCCGAAACCGGCGGAGGGGCGGTTTGCCCTCGATGCCGCCGTCGATCTGTCGCCAGAGGGCCTATCGCTGCACGATCTCACCTTAATCCTGGGTGAGCAGCGGATCATGGGCGCCATTGGCTTTGCCTGGACCGATCAACTGACATGGCACGCCAGCCTGCGCGCTAACCGCTTCGATCTCGACGCCTTCCGCACCCCGTGGCAACCGCCGCTGGTGCCGCGCAGCGACTCGTCGCTGCCGAACGGCACGCTCACCCTCGCCGCCGACGCACTCGACTGGCGCTCCGGTGTGCTGCGGCAGGCCCGGATCAGCGCGGCCTGGGACGATGGCACGCTCACCCTATCGGAAGGCGCCGTTGTGCTGCCGGGCGGCACCGATATTGCCGTTAGCGGCGCCTTTCTGCCCGATGAAAACTGGCGCTTCGCCGGGCGCGGCGAAGTGGGGGGCGACGATCCCCGCCCCGCCCTGGTTTGGGCCGGGGCCGACCCGCGCTGGTTCCCACGGGGCGACCGCTGGCGGCGGCTCTCGGGCACGCTTGCCCTTTCCGGCGACCGCGAGCACCTGTCGGTGGACCGGCTGGACGTGAGTTTCGACAATAGCCGTGTGACCGGCGCCCTTCGGGTGGCCGCAGGCGACCGCCCGACGCTCAGCGCCACCCTGACCGCCGACCGGTTGCCGCTCGACGCGCTGCAACCCCTCACCCCCTGGGCCGAGTTGATCGGCGGCGACGGTGGCCTCGCCCCGCTGACGGGATTTGACGGCAGCCTCGCCCTGACCATCGGTGAAAGCCTGCTAGTCGATCATCCGCTGCGCGACCTACGGCTGACGGCACAGGTCGCAAGCGGGGTACTGACGCTGACCGAGGCGACGGCGCACGGCTTCGGCGGGCCAGAACCCTTCCGCTTGAGCGGGACGGTCGATGCGACCCAGACGCCGCCGGTTCTGGCGTTGAAAGCCAATGCCACCTGGGCCGATACCGCCCGCACGGGCGATCTTCTGCACGTGTCGCTGCCCGCGCGCGCTGGGCTGGAGGGGCGGGCTGCGCTGGCCCTCAATGGCCCGCTGGCGAAGGCCGATCTGGCGCTTGCCCTAAAGCTGGGAAGCGCCGACGCGCAAATCGGCGGCACCTGGGCACCCCTGGCCGGAACTGCCCTGCTAGACCTCGATGTGCTGCACCCGTCGCAACCTCAAGCGCTGCGGGATTGGACCCTGGGCCTGACCGCCGATGGCGACGGGCCGGTGAAACTGACCGGGCGGCTCGACCTTAGCCGCAGCCGCCTATACGCGGATAGTCTTGCCCTGCGCCTGCCCGATCTCGCGGCAGACGCGCGCGGCACGCTGACCTTTCCGGTCGGGGACGGCGGTTTTAAGCTCGACGGCGGTATCGGGATTTCCGTCCTGCGCCCGGCCCAATGGCGGGACAGCCCCGCCAGCAAAGCCCGGTTGGCCGACGCGCTGCTGTGGCCGCTGGAGGTTGATATCGCCGTGCGCCTGGGGCTGCTCGACCAAGCCCCCTATTCCCTAACCGATCTTGCGGGGCAACTGCGCTTTACCAATGGCACCTGGCGGTTCGACGATGGCACCGCGAAACTCTACGACGGAACGCTGGAGCTTTCGGCCCTGCTGGCCTTCGGGGAGAGCGAGCCGCACCTAACCCTGAACCTCGACCTGAAAGACGCCGCCCTAGGCCGCGCCACCGCCGCCTTCTTCGACGAACCGGACGCCGAGGGGCGCCTGTCGGCCCAGAGTATTCTGACGGCAAAAGCCCTGACCTTGGCCGAACTGCCGAGCCGGCTCAGCGGCACGCTGGCGGCGCAAAGTCGGGACGGGCAGATCGGCGGCATCGACCTTGACGGGCTGCGCGCGGCCCTAGCCCCAGCGACCGAGGGTAATCCGCAGCGCAGCGCCGACCGCGGCCTCGCCCTCGCCAATGCCTTCACCACCGGCAAACTGCCGTTTAAGGACGCAACCGCAGAGGTTACGGTCGGGAACGGCAGCGCAACCGTGACCAAACTCACGGCGACGGTGCCAGACATTACGATTGAGGCAAGCGGCACCAGCCCCGACCTAGGCCCCCTGCGCCAAGGCCGCGCGCGGTTTTCCTTGAAAGACGGCGACGCCGCCCTGCTGATCGCCGACCGCAACGGCGCGGGCTGGCAACGGCGGTTGGAGTGGTCGGAAAAATAA
- a CDS encoding fumarylacetoacetate hydrolase family protein — translation MKLATLRTGGRDGALVLVSTDLTRAVAATGIAPTLQAALDTWAETAPKLRALAADLEAGRAEGAFAFDAAACLSPLPRAYQWCDGSAYVNHVELVRKARGAAMPESFWTDPLMYQGGSDSFLAPTEPIRMASESFGIDFEGEVAVVTDDVPMGADLATAARAIRLVMLVNDVSLRNLIPNELAKGFGFFQSKPSSAFSPVAVTPDALGAAWDGGKLHLPLLVALNGQPFGKANAGVDMTFDFPTLIAHAAKTRPLAAGSIIGSGTVSNKDAGGGPGRPVSDGGLGYSCLAEVRMVETLLHGGARTPFLRFGDRVRIEMQDATGQSVFGAIEQTVEEYR, via the coding sequence ATGAAACTCGCAACCCTGCGAACCGGCGGGCGCGATGGCGCGCTGGTTCTAGTATCGACCGATCTGACGCGGGCGGTGGCCGCCACCGGGATCGCGCCGACCCTGCAAGCCGCGCTGGATACTTGGGCGGAGACAGCGCCGAAGCTGCGGGCACTCGCCGCAGACTTAGAGGCAGGCCGGGCCGAGGGCGCCTTTGCCTTCGATGCTGCCGCCTGCCTGTCCCCCCTGCCGCGCGCCTATCAATGGTGCGACGGTAGCGCCTATGTGAACCATGTGGAACTGGTGCGCAAAGCGCGCGGCGCAGCGATGCCGGAAAGTTTCTGGACCGATCCACTGATGTATCAGGGCGGCTCCGACAGTTTCCTGGCCCCGACCGAACCGATCCGTATGGCCAGTGAAAGCTTCGGCATCGATTTCGAGGGCGAAGTTGCGGTCGTGACCGACGATGTGCCGATGGGGGCCGATCTCGCCACGGCGGCGCGGGCGATCCGGCTGGTGATGCTGGTCAACGATGTATCGCTGCGCAATCTGATCCCGAATGAATTGGCGAAAGGCTTCGGCTTTTTTCAGTCGAAACCCTCCAGCGCCTTTTCCCCGGTTGCCGTGACGCCCGATGCGCTGGGCGCGGCCTGGGATGGCGGCAAGCTGCATCTGCCGCTGCTGGTGGCGCTCAACGGTCAGCCTTTCGGCAAAGCCAATGCCGGGGTGGATATGACCTTCGATTTCCCAACCCTGATCGCCCATGCTGCCAAGACGCGGCCTTTGGCGGCGGGCAGCATCATTGGCTCCGGCACGGTATCGAATAAGGATGCCGGGGGCGGGCCGGGGCGCCCGGTCAGTGACGGGGGCTTGGGCTATTCCTGCTTGGCCGAGGTGCGCATGGTCGAAACCCTGCTGCACGGCGGCGCCCGCACGCCCTTCCTACGTTTCGGCGACCGGGTACGGATCGAGATGCAGGACGCGACCGGCCAGAGCGTCTTTGGCGCAATCGAGCAGACGGTCGAAGAGTATCGCTAA
- a CDS encoding homogentisate 1,2-dioxygenase: MKNWIEFPHREGETSRQAHCDLPPGTYERELGREGFFGPATHMYHAHPPTGWTDWDGPLRPRAFDLARLTATETSPFLAPDILYNSHVRMRFWHAPQRMDHLVRNADGDDLLFVHTGTAALYCDYGHLDIAAGDYVLLPRGTMWRIDQAQQFTALLIEATNSAYRLPDKGMLGPHAIFDPAMLDVPRIDDAFRAQATEDEWKVRIKRRGQISTVTFPFNPLDAKGWKGNLSAVRINVRDIRPLMSHRYHLPPSAHTTFVADRFVVCTFAPRLFETDPGALKVPFFHDNLDYDEVLFYHAGDFFSRDNIHPGMMSFHPCGFTHGPHPKALTRAFEQPKAATDEYAVMIDTRDALEIGTGAASVEWAGYVNSWMGT; encoded by the coding sequence ATGAAAAACTGGATTGAGTTTCCCCACCGCGAGGGGGAAACCTCGCGCCAGGCGCATTGCGACCTGCCGCCGGGCACCTACGAGCGGGAATTGGGGCGCGAAGGGTTCTTCGGCCCTGCCACCCATATGTACCACGCCCACCCGCCGACCGGCTGGACCGATTGGGACGGGCCCTTGCGCCCGCGCGCCTTCGACCTTGCCCGCCTGACCGCCACCGAAACCAGCCCCTTCCTAGCGCCGGATATTCTCTATAACAGCCACGTCCGCATGCGCTTTTGGCACGCCCCGCAGCGCATGGACCATCTGGTGCGCAATGCCGATGGCGACGATCTTCTGTTCGTCCATACCGGCACGGCGGCGCTCTATTGCGATTACGGGCATTTGGACATCGCAGCGGGCGATTATGTGCTGCTGCCGCGCGGCACGATGTGGCGGATCGATCAGGCCCAGCAGTTCACGGCGCTGCTGATCGAAGCGACGAATAGCGCCTATCGCCTGCCAGATAAGGGCATGCTCGGCCCGCATGCGATCTTCGATCCCGCCATGCTGGACGTGCCGCGCATCGACGACGCTTTCCGCGCCCAGGCGACGGAAGACGAATGGAAGGTGCGCATCAAGCGGCGCGGGCAGATTTCCACCGTCACCTTCCCGTTCAATCCGCTGGATGCCAAAGGTTGGAAGGGCAATCTGTCGGCAGTGCGGATCAATGTGCGCGATATTCGCCCGCTGATGAGCCATCGCTACCATCTGCCGCCGTCCGCTCACACCACCTTCGTGGCGGATCGTTTCGTCGTCTGTACCTTCGCGCCGCGCCTGTTCGAAACCGACCCCGGCGCGCTGAAAGTGCCCTTCTTCCACGATAACCTCGATTACGACGAGGTGTTGTTCTACCACGCCGGGGATTTCTTCAGCCGCGACAATATCCACCCCGGCATGATGAGCTTCCATCCCTGCGGCTTCACCCACGGCCCGCACCCGAAAGCGCTGACCCGCGCCTTCGAGCAGCCGAAAGCCGCAACGGATGAATATGCCGTAATGATCGACACGCGCGACGCGCTAGAGATCGGCACGGGGGCGGCCTCGGTCGAATGGGCGGGCTATGTGAACAGTTGGATGGGGACATAA
- the hppD gene encoding 4-hydroxyphenylpyruvate dioxygenase, protein MSEITDINPMGTDGFEFVEYTAADPAQLEALFTRLGFKPVAKHRSKNVLLFKQGDVNFILNAEPESFAQSFARVHGPSACAMAFRVKDAGYAVRRAESLGAKVHHGAVGPMELSIPAIQGIGGSLIYLVDRYGPSTIYDVDFVPLPGAEAVPFGVGLTGVDHLTHNVHRGRMKEWSGFYEKLFNFREIRYFDIEGKVTGLFSKAMTSPCGKIRIPINESADDKSQIEEYLRAYNGEGIQHIALSTDDIYQTVETLLGKGVKFMDTPDSYYELIGNRLPYHGEDVERLKQNRILIDGAPTENGGLLLQIFTDTVIGPIFFEIIQRKGDEGFGEGNFRALFESIELDQIRRGVV, encoded by the coding sequence ATGAGTGAGATTACCGATATCAATCCGATGGGCACCGATGGGTTCGAATTCGTCGAATATACGGCGGCGGACCCGGCGCAATTGGAAGCGCTGTTTACCCGTTTGGGCTTCAAGCCGGTCGCCAAGCATCGGTCGAAAAACGTGCTGCTGTTCAAGCAAGGCGACGTGAACTTCATTCTGAATGCCGAGCCGGAGAGCTTTGCCCAGTCCTTTGCCCGCGTGCACGGCCCATCGGCCTGCGCGATGGCGTTTCGGGTGAAGGATGCGGGCTATGCCGTCCGCCGGGCCGAAAGCCTGGGGGCGAAGGTGCACCACGGCGCGGTCGGGCCGATGGAACTCAGCATCCCCGCGATCCAGGGCATCGGCGGCAGCCTGATCTATTTGGTGGATCGGTATGGGCCGAGCACGATCTATGACGTGGATTTCGTGCCGCTGCCGGGGGCGGAGGCGGTGCCCTTCGGCGTCGGTCTAACGGGGGTCGATCACCTGACCCATAACGTCCATCGCGGGCGGATGAAGGAATGGTCGGGCTTTTATGAAAAGCTCTTCAACTTCCGCGAAATTCGCTATTTCGATATCGAAGGCAAGGTCACCGGTCTGTTTTCCAAAGCGATGACCAGCCCCTGCGGCAAGATCCGGATTCCCATCAACGAAAGCGCCGACGATAAGAGCCAGATTGAAGAATATCTGCGCGCTTACAACGGCGAAGGCATTCAGCATATCGCCCTGTCGACCGATGATATTTATCAGACCGTCGAAACCCTGCTGGGCAAGGGCGTGAAGTTTATGGATACGCCGGATAGCTATTACGAGCTGATCGGCAACCGCTTGCCCTATCACGGCGAGGATGTGGAACGGCTGAAGCAGAACCGTATTCTGATCGACGGCGCGCCGACCGAAAACGGCGGGCTGCTGCTGCAAATCTTCACCGATACGGTCATCGGCCCGATCTTCTTTGAAATCATCCAGCGCAAGGGCGACGAAGGCTTCGGCGAAGGCAACTTCCGCGCGCTGTTCGAATCGATCGAACTCGACCAAATCCGGCGCGGCGTGGTGTAG
- a CDS encoding MarR family winged helix-turn-helix transcriptional regulator, with translation MVRRPEDTPLDLERFLPYRLSVLSNRVSALIGKLYSDEFSLTIPEWRILAVLGRYGEMTATEVAARTAMDKVRVSRAIARLLDAGRLARRVDPHDRRRLTLEMTEEGRAVYAQIVPLALSAEQKMLSGLAADDLAAFNRLAAHLTQAVAAFEAELGVTLDGVDAGV, from the coding sequence ATGGTGCGACGCCCCGAGGATACGCCGCTCGACCTAGAGCGCTTCCTGCCCTACCGCCTGAGCGTTCTCAGCAACCGCGTCAGCGCCCTGATCGGCAAGCTCTATTCCGACGAGTTTAGCCTGACGATCCCGGAATGGCGGATTTTGGCCGTGCTGGGCCGCTATGGCGAGATGACGGCGACAGAGGTTGCCGCCCGCACCGCGATGGATAAGGTGCGCGTCTCGCGCGCCATCGCCCGGCTGCTCGACGCGGGCCGCCTCGCCCGCCGCGTCGATCCGCACGACCGCCGCCGCCTGACCCTGGAGATGACCGAGGAAGGCCGCGCCGTCTACGCCCAAATCGTTCCGCTGGCCCTATCGGCGGAACAGAAGATGCTGAGCGGGCTGGCCGCCGACGATCTGGCCGCCTTCAACCGGCTGGCCGCCCATCTCACCCAAGCCGTCGCCGCCTTCGAAGCCGAACTGGGCGTAACGCTGGACGGGGTGGACGCGGGGGTCTAA
- a CDS encoding methyl-accepting chemotaxis protein: MRAWRHSLVWKIALPVPLALLAMILAIGFIIPRQIEADTQATAVENALQTIAQFRSVRDYYNTAIVPKIRGSQDLKLTHLHANDPKGAPIPATFMLDMSARLQDKGVSLSFYSPYPFPERANRQTDAFQKAAWEQFQKNPDTPFIDRTVLNGKEVVRVAVGDRLGEACVACHNSHPQSPKKDWKVGDVRGVFEIQTVIDAQLARGHMLTYSVLGVVLLGGLAVLIVSLLATRTVARPLLAMGGAVARLAGGERRLNLSREAARADEIGGLARALEGFGTALEQQEAREAAEREEMARKAARQAELESLTQSFDSAVSSLLGKVNGMTDQLHRAAGTMTSTVQQANSAFTTIASSTDQTHANVEATAGAAEELLASNAEIAGRVREALTISRNAVAETETVDRQIASLTETVERIGMAGQLINEIAAQTNLLALNATIEAARAGDAGKGFAVVASEVKALAAQTARATEEIAAQIAAVRSGTSNAAGAVREVGHVIQSLERLAADISGSVEQQGAATSEIARQMQEAANGTRAVAEEMNAATGTVDQARQASATVHDSAANLNSESQSLRGTVEKFLAGVRMGAR; encoded by the coding sequence ATGCGGGCGTGGCGTCATTCACTGGTCTGGAAAATCGCGCTGCCGGTGCCGTTGGCGCTGCTGGCGATGATCTTAGCCATCGGCTTCATCATCCCCCGGCAGATCGAGGCGGATACCCAAGCGACCGCCGTCGAAAACGCCCTGCAAACCATCGCGCAGTTCCGCTCGGTCCGCGACTATTACAACACCGCGATTGTCCCGAAGATCCGGGGCAGTCAGGATTTGAAGTTAACCCACCTCCATGCCAACGATCCAAAAGGCGCGCCGATCCCGGCAACCTTTATGTTGGATATGTCGGCCCGTCTCCAAGACAAGGGCGTCAGCCTATCGTTCTATAGCCCCTACCCCTTCCCGGAGCGGGCGAACCGCCAGACCGATGCGTTCCAGAAAGCCGCCTGGGAGCAGTTCCAGAAGAACCCCGATACCCCCTTCATCGACCGCACGGTGCTGAACGGCAAGGAAGTCGTGCGCGTCGCGGTCGGCGACCGGCTGGGGGAAGCCTGTGTTGCCTGCCATAACTCCCACCCGCAATCGCCGAAGAAAGATTGGAAGGTCGGCGACGTGCGCGGCGTGTTTGAAATTCAGACGGTGATCGACGCGCAGTTGGCGCGCGGGCATATGCTGACCTATAGCGTGCTCGGCGTCGTGCTGCTCGGCGGCCTTGCCGTGCTGATCGTCTCGCTGCTGGCCACCCGTACCGTCGCCCGGCCCTTGCTGGCGATGGGCGGCGCCGTTGCCCGTTTGGCGGGCGGGGAGCGGCGGTTGAACCTAAGCCGGGAAGCCGCGCGGGCCGATGAAATCGGCGGTCTCGCCCGCGCCCTCGAAGGTTTCGGGACGGCGCTTGAGCAGCAGGAGGCCCGCGAAGCTGCCGAACGGGAGGAGATGGCGCGCAAAGCCGCCCGGCAGGCGGAGCTTGAAAGCCTGACCCAGAGTTTCGATAGCGCGGTGTCTAGCCTGCTCGGCAAGGTCAACGGCATGACCGACCAGTTGCACCGGGCGGCAGGGACGATGACCAGCACGGTGCAGCAGGCCAATAGCGCCTTCACCACAATTGCTAGCAGCACCGATCAGACCCACGCGAATGTGGAGGCGACGGCGGGCGCGGCGGAAGAACTCCTGGCCTCCAACGCCGAAATCGCGGGCCGGGTGCGCGAGGCGCTAACCATTTCTCGCAATGCCGTCGCGGAAACCGAAACCGTGGACCGGCAAATCGCCAGCCTGACCGAGACGGTGGAACGCATCGGTATGGCCGGGCAGTTGATCAACGAGATTGCAGCCCAGACCAATCTGCTGGCCTTAAACGCGACCATCGAGGCGGCGCGCGCCGGGGATGCGGGGAAGGGCTTTGCCGTCGTCGCAAGTGAAGTTAAAGCCTTGGCCGCCCAAACGGCGCGGGCAACGGAAGAAATCGCCGCCCAAATCGCCGCCGTCCGCAGCGGCACCAGCAATGCCGCCGGGGCGGTGCGCGAGGTTGGACACGTCATCCAAAGCCTCGAACGCCTCGCCGCCGATATTTCCGGCTCGGTCGAACAACAGGGCGCCGCGACCAGCGAAATCGCCCGCCAGATGCAGGAAGCCGCCAATGGGACGCGCGCCGTTGCCGAGGAGATGAACGCCGCCACCGGCACGGTCGATCAGGCCCGCCAAGCCTCCGCCACCGTTCACGACAGCGCCGCCAATTTGAACTCGGAAAGCCAAAGCCTGCGCGGGACGGTGGAAAAATTTCTCGCCGGGGTGCGGATGGGGGCGCGCTAA
- a CDS encoding PadR family transcriptional regulator, translated as MDAEMLKGHLDTILLAALRAGEAHGYGIIETIKAQSDGTFDLPEGTIYPALHRLEAAGLLVSRWGQSPTGRKRRLYALTPAGEAALGDRQARWAAFSGAVEALLRPGGR; from the coding sequence ATGGACGCGGAAATGCTAAAGGGCCATCTCGATACCATCCTGCTCGCGGCCCTGCGGGCGGGGGAGGCGCATGGCTATGGGATTATCGAAACCATCAAGGCGCAAAGCGACGGCACCTTTGATCTGCCGGAAGGAACGATCTATCCGGCGCTGCATCGGTTGGAAGCTGCCGGGCTGCTGGTCAGCCGCTGGGGCCAGTCGCCAACTGGGCGCAAACGGCGGCTCTACGCGCTGACCCCGGCCGGGGAGGCGGCGTTAGGCGACCGGCAGGCGCGCTGGGCGGCTTTTTCCGGCGCGGTGGAGGCGCTGTTGCGCCCCGGCGGGCGTTGA